One genomic region from Planctomycetia bacterium encodes:
- the yidC gene encoding membrane protein insertase YidC → MQGPQSRLYWRLCPPEPAVERRTFTFIALSLAILLGAQALQAWFYPQPKRDLRQQAENTAAPAAASRPESRDATTGRPTDESSAVAPAVSVETPEAAVPAPRTRFTLGSLDPAAPARMLVTLTSRGAAIERIELADEQFHDQDDRGGYLGHLAGAATPEGCQVGVVGPGTPADRSGLKPGDVITAVDSSPVADARSLREILAARRPGQKVMLAVLRGESKATLEAALERRPLEVVRPEIRGAPVADPDGDPHDPLSFRLAIESRDGRGRRPQDGELPGQDLADVDWLAETTTDGAVRFTRTLADGLLVVKEFRLAPAGEAENRLELTVEFRAAGEGARATSVAYALDGPTGLPTEGWWYAQRVARDWGSLAVRDVAMRFVGEPTALVSGLKIADGSLAHPATAVQEGKPLAFAGVDALYFAAALIPAASGPEAPPLAEVRPLAVGEPPAAARRRLVDVTPRLVSRTFDVAPGAAVRHQYEIFAGPKKPDLLRRFGAGDARMDDLVYFGWFGWVARPLIALLHGLHALIGNYGIAIILLTVLVRGAMFPLSRRQAISSQKMQALQPEMKVIADKFKNEPEKRHRATQDLWRKHGVNPVGGCLPVFIQIPIFMGLYRALATDVELRQAPLFSSAIRWCSNLAAPDMLLDWSKYLPAFLTAPEGYLGPYLNLFPIATIALMLWQQKLFMPPAMDEQQRMQQQMMNFMMWFMALAFFKVPCGLCLYFIASSLWGVAERLLWLPKSLPAVAAGGSAATRTVDAVFAPVEKSASGNGAADIARQKRESRKKQR, encoded by the coding sequence GTGCAGGGGCCGCAGAGCCGCCTATACTGGAGGCTTTGCCCGCCGGAGCCTGCCGTGGAACGCCGCACCTTCACGTTCATCGCCCTGTCGCTGGCGATTCTTCTCGGCGCACAGGCGCTACAGGCCTGGTTCTATCCGCAGCCCAAGCGCGACCTGCGGCAGCAGGCCGAGAACACCGCCGCGCCGGCGGCGGCGAGCCGGCCCGAGAGCCGCGATGCCACGACCGGCCGGCCGACGGACGAATCGTCGGCCGTTGCCCCGGCCGTCAGCGTGGAGACTCCGGAGGCCGCAGTTCCGGCGCCGCGGACCAGGTTCACGCTCGGGTCGCTCGATCCCGCGGCGCCGGCCCGGATGCTCGTCACGCTCACCAGCCGCGGTGCGGCGATCGAACGGATCGAACTCGCCGACGAGCAGTTTCACGATCAGGACGACCGCGGCGGCTATCTCGGCCACCTCGCCGGCGCGGCGACGCCCGAGGGGTGCCAGGTCGGCGTCGTCGGACCGGGCACGCCGGCCGATCGGTCGGGACTGAAGCCTGGCGACGTGATCACGGCCGTCGATTCGTCGCCGGTGGCCGACGCCCGGTCGCTCCGCGAGATCCTCGCGGCCCGGCGGCCCGGTCAGAAGGTGATGCTCGCCGTGCTGCGCGGCGAGAGCAAGGCGACACTCGAGGCGGCGCTCGAGCGCCGGCCGCTGGAGGTCGTGCGGCCCGAAATCCGCGGCGCTCCGGTGGCCGATCCCGACGGCGACCCGCACGATCCGCTCTCCTTCCGGCTGGCGATCGAGTCGCGGGACGGCCGCGGCCGGCGGCCGCAGGACGGGGAACTTCCCGGACAGGACCTGGCCGACGTCGACTGGCTCGCGGAGACGACGACCGACGGCGCCGTGCGGTTCACGCGGACGCTCGCCGACGGGCTCCTGGTCGTCAAGGAGTTTCGACTCGCGCCCGCCGGTGAGGCCGAGAACCGGCTGGAACTCACCGTCGAATTTCGGGCTGCGGGAGAGGGGGCCCGGGCGACGTCGGTGGCCTACGCGCTCGACGGTCCGACCGGCCTGCCGACCGAAGGCTGGTGGTATGCCCAGCGGGTTGCCCGCGATTGGGGATCGCTCGCGGTGCGGGACGTCGCCATGCGGTTCGTGGGCGAACCGACGGCGCTCGTCAGCGGCCTGAAGATCGCCGATGGCTCGCTCGCCCACCCCGCGACGGCTGTGCAGGAAGGCAAGCCGCTGGCGTTCGCCGGCGTGGACGCCCTGTACTTCGCGGCGGCCCTGATCCCGGCGGCCTCGGGGCCCGAGGCGCCGCCTCTGGCGGAGGTCCGGCCGCTGGCCGTCGGCGAACCGCCGGCGGCCGCCCGGCGCAGGCTCGTGGACGTCACCCCGCGGCTCGTGTCGCGGACGTTCGACGTCGCCCCCGGCGCCGCGGTGCGGCACCAGTACGAGATCTTCGCCGGACCGAAGAAGCCCGATTTGCTGCGCCGCTTCGGCGCCGGTGACGCGCGGATGGACGACCTCGTCTACTTCGGCTGGTTCGGCTGGGTGGCCCGGCCACTGATCGCCCTGCTCCACGGGCTGCACGCGCTGATCGGCAACTACGGGATCGCGATCATCCTCCTCACGGTGCTGGTCCGGGGAGCGATGTTTCCGCTCTCGCGCCGGCAGGCGATCTCGTCGCAGAAGATGCAGGCCCTGCAGCCAGAGATGAAGGTGATCGCCGACAAGTTCAAGAACGAGCCCGAGAAGCGGCACCGGGCGACGCAGGACCTGTGGCGGAAGCACGGTGTCAACCCGGTCGGCGGCTGCCTGCCGGTGTTCATCCAGATCCCGATCTTCATGGGGCTGTACCGGGCCTTGGCCACCGACGTCGAGCTCCGCCAGGCGCCGCTGTTCAGTTCCGCGATCCGCTGGTGCTCGAACCTCGCCGCCCCCGACATGCTCCTCGACTGGTCGAAGTACCTGCCGGCCTTCCTCACCGCGCCGGAGGGCTATCTGGGCCCGTACCTGAACCTGTTCCCGATCGCCACGATCGCGCTCATGCTCTGGCAGCAGAAGCTCTTCATGCCGCCGGCCATGGACGAGCAGCAGCGGATGCAGCAGCAGATGATGAACTTCATGATGTGGTTCATGGCCCTGGCGTTCTTCAAGGTCCCCTGCGGCCTGTGCCTGTATTTCATCGCCTCGAGCCTGTGGGGCGTAGCCGAGCGGCTCCTCTGGCTGCCCAAATCGCTGCCGGCTGTGGCAGCCGGCGGATCGGCCGCCACGCGCACGGTCGACGCCGTGTTCGCGCCGGTGGAGAAGTCGGCCTCGGGAAACGGTGCCGCCGACATCGCCCGGCAGAAGCGCGAGTCGCGAAAGAAACAGCGTTGA
- the mnmE gene encoding tRNA modification GTPase MnmE: protein MWSAHDLIVAPATVPGGGARAIVRIAGDGLDRLLATLFTPERSGFAASGTRPRVVSARLAAAGLGREWGAIEVAILHWPGPAGPTGGPLAEVQLPASPPLVEAVVAEACRRGARLARGGEFTLRGFLAGRLDLVQAEAVLAVVDAQSPAELAVALDRMAGGAGKALGRVRDDLLDLLADIEATIDFADETAPDTVPTPLAHGPVGERLRVARAALAAELARLGTRAAAAHDLPRVVFMGRPNIGKSSLFNVLVGRDAALVADEQGTTRDWIECRLEPPGGAGPACVLVDVAGVDGACGGDGLDAAAHSATGVAMGPAASAHQPASPAAIDAAAADVARREIARADLVVVCRDAGEPAAAALPAGSVADARRIDVVTRCDRDADAAVRVGEYATSAVSGRGTGALREAILAAVAALPPRGSPATLRLAAGLEAAAAALAAAAAILEHGQADEPLLAAHVRQALDALDEVTGRSMGADLLDRIFARHCIGK from the coding sequence ATGTGGTCGGCGCATGACCTGATCGTGGCCCCGGCGACCGTGCCCGGCGGCGGGGCGCGGGCGATCGTGCGGATCGCGGGGGACGGGCTCGACCGGCTCCTGGCGACGCTCTTCACGCCGGAGAGGAGCGGCTTTGCAGCGTCAGGCACGCGGCCGCGCGTGGTTTCAGCGCGGCTCGCGGCCGCCGGGCTGGGTCGGGAATGGGGCGCGATCGAGGTCGCGATCCTCCACTGGCCCGGGCCGGCCGGGCCGACGGGCGGCCCGCTGGCCGAGGTCCAGCTTCCCGCCAGCCCGCCCCTCGTCGAGGCGGTCGTCGCCGAGGCGTGCAGACGCGGCGCCCGGCTCGCCCGCGGCGGCGAGTTCACGCTCCGCGGCTTCCTCGCCGGCCGGCTCGACCTCGTGCAGGCGGAGGCGGTGCTGGCGGTCGTCGACGCGCAGTCGCCCGCGGAACTCGCCGTCGCCCTCGACCGGATGGCGGGGGGCGCAGGAAAGGCCCTCGGCCGCGTCCGCGACGATCTCCTCGACCTGCTTGCCGACATCGAGGCGACGATCGACTTCGCCGATGAGACGGCCCCCGACACGGTTCCCACGCCGCTCGCCCACGGGCCCGTGGGCGAGCGGCTGCGGGTGGCCAGGGCGGCCCTGGCCGCGGAGCTGGCGCGGCTGGGAACGCGGGCCGCCGCGGCGCACGACCTGCCGCGGGTCGTCTTCATGGGTCGGCCGAACATCGGCAAGAGCAGCCTCTTCAATGTGCTCGTCGGTCGTGATGCCGCGCTCGTCGCCGACGAGCAGGGAACCACCCGCGACTGGATCGAGTGCCGGCTCGAGCCGCCGGGCGGGGCAGGGCCGGCCTGCGTACTCGTGGACGTGGCGGGCGTCGATGGAGCCTGCGGCGGCGACGGTCTCGATGCGGCAGCCCACTCCGCGACGGGCGTTGCCATGGGGCCCGCGGCCAGCGCTCATCAGCCCGCCTCGCCGGCCGCCATCGACGCGGCGGCGGCGGACGTGGCCCGGCGCGAGATCGCGCGGGCCGATCTGGTCGTTGTCTGCCGCGACGCGGGCGAGCCGGCCGCTGCGGCGCTGCCGGCCGGCAGTGTTGCCGATGCGCGGCGGATCGACGTCGTCACCCGGTGTGACCGTGATGCGGACGCCGCGGTTCGCGTGGGGGAATACGCCACGAGCGCGGTCAGCGGTCGGGGGACCGGCGCACTGCGCGAGGCGATCCTCGCGGCCGTGGCAGCGCTGCCGCCACGCGGCTCGCCGGCCACGCTCCGGCTGGCGGCGGGGCTCGAGGCCGCCGCGGCGGCGCTGGCCGCGGCGGCGGCGATCCTCGAGCACGGGCAGGCCGACGAACCGCTGCTCGCGGCCCACGTCCGCCAGGCGCTCGACGCCCTCGACGAGGTCACGGGGCGGAGCATGGGGGCCGACCTGCTCGACCGGATCTTCGCCCGGCACTGCATCGGCAAGTGA
- the pcrA gene encoding DNA helicase, with product MDGVTTEADAALPSARERPVRRTGVPGLNAAQSDAVLAPPGPLLVLAGAGTGKTRVVIARIAQLVRRGARPSRILAVTFTNKAAREMQARAAALLGRKDGDRPEISTIHSLCVRILRRHAAALGYPERFAIIDRGEQETAARTALKELRVPETTLRPGDLLARIGGWKSRGVRPDTALDTIAADADDSWTLTAAAYRRYQNALRTAGAVDFDDLLLLVDELFAADEAARRVEAGRFDHLLIDEYQDTSAIQERILTALARDHASLCVVGDDDQSIYSWRGAEVSHILDFARRWPGARIVKLEENYRSTPEIIRAANMLIERNARRHGKTLVAALPSGQPPAIVQAQDEIDEARRVVGDLEGLLKERRVDPAEAAILVRTGEQTRVFEQELRRRNVAYELVGSRSFFDRREVKDVMAFLRVLVDPDDDLALSRIANVPPRGLSSQAIQGARARAQERGASMWQELVASRDSGRLSGAAAGGVATLERLIALRQGPPAAEPGLTRCGTMLRGLLDTVGYRRHLEKEYEAEPNEAEQRWDCVEEVATALDQYERGHPQVTDPAALVRGFLDDFVLDTEQDDRFESDKPKPGAIRLMTLHAAKGLEFDCVWMVGMEETLLPHHRSLAAGLLAIDEERRLCYVGVTRAKRRLVLSLCLTRTKWGRSKPTRPSRFLYELTGQPEKFREAGEEKPEPGPRPSGRRPRGRRA from the coding sequence ATGGATGGAGTGACGACCGAGGCCGATGCGGCACTGCCGTCGGCCCGCGAGCGGCCTGTCCGGCGCACCGGGGTGCCCGGCCTGAACGCGGCCCAGTCCGACGCCGTGCTCGCCCCGCCGGGCCCGCTGCTCGTCCTCGCCGGCGCCGGCACCGGCAAGACGCGGGTCGTGATCGCCCGCATCGCCCAGCTCGTGCGGCGTGGGGCGCGTCCGTCGCGGATCCTCGCCGTCACCTTCACCAACAAGGCGGCCCGCGAGATGCAGGCCCGGGCCGCCGCACTCCTCGGCCGCAAGGATGGCGACCGGCCGGAGATCTCCACGATCCATTCGCTGTGCGTGCGCATCCTGCGCCGGCATGCCGCCGCGCTTGGCTATCCGGAGCGGTTCGCGATCATCGACCGCGGCGAACAGGAGACGGCGGCCCGCACGGCGCTCAAGGAGCTGCGCGTGCCGGAGACGACGCTCCGCCCCGGCGACCTGCTGGCGCGGATCGGCGGCTGGAAAAGTCGCGGCGTCCGCCCCGACACGGCCCTCGACACGATCGCCGCCGACGCCGACGACTCGTGGACGCTGACGGCGGCGGCCTACCGCCGCTACCAGAACGCGCTGCGGACGGCCGGCGCGGTCGACTTCGACGACCTGCTGCTCCTCGTGGACGAGCTGTTCGCGGCCGACGAGGCCGCCCGGCGCGTCGAGGCGGGCCGGTTCGACCACCTGCTCATCGACGAGTATCAGGACACGAGCGCGATTCAGGAGCGGATCCTGACGGCGTTGGCCCGCGACCACGCGAGCCTGTGCGTGGTCGGAGACGACGACCAGTCGATCTATTCGTGGCGTGGTGCGGAGGTGTCGCACATCCTCGACTTCGCCCGGCGCTGGCCCGGCGCGCGGATCGTCAAGCTCGAGGAAAACTACCGCTCCACGCCGGAAATCATCCGCGCCGCAAACATGCTCATCGAGCGCAACGCCCGGCGGCACGGCAAAACGCTCGTCGCCGCGCTCCCCTCGGGCCAGCCGCCGGCGATCGTCCAGGCCCAGGACGAGATCGACGAAGCCCGGCGCGTGGTCGGCGACCTGGAGGGCCTGCTCAAGGAGCGCCGCGTCGATCCCGCCGAGGCGGCGATCCTCGTCCGCACCGGCGAACAGACCCGCGTCTTCGAGCAGGAGCTACGCCGGCGGAACGTGGCCTACGAGCTCGTCGGCAGCCGCTCGTTCTTCGACCGGCGCGAAGTCAAGGACGTGATGGCCTTCCTGCGCGTGCTCGTCGATCCCGACGACGACCTGGCGCTGTCGCGGATCGCCAACGTCCCGCCCCGCGGCCTGTCGTCGCAGGCGATCCAGGGGGCGCGGGCGCGGGCCCAGGAGCGCGGGGCGAGCATGTGGCAGGAGCTCGTCGCCTCCCGTGACTCGGGCCGGCTGTCGGGGGCCGCGGCTGGCGGGGTCGCAACACTCGAACGGTTGATCGCCCTGCGGCAGGGCCCGCCGGCCGCCGAGCCGGGCCTGACCCGCTGCGGCACGATGCTCCGCGGCCTGCTCGACACGGTCGGTTACCGCCGGCACCTGGAGAAGGAGTACGAGGCGGAGCCGAACGAGGCCGAGCAGCGCTGGGACTGCGTCGAGGAGGTGGCGACGGCGCTCGACCAGTACGAGCGTGGGCATCCGCAGGTCACGGATCCGGCGGCGCTGGTCCGCGGCTTCCTCGACGACTTCGTGCTCGACACGGAGCAGGACGACCGCTTCGAGTCCGACAAGCCCAAGCCGGGGGCGATCCGGCTGATGACGCTCCATGCGGCGAAGGGGCTGGAGTTCGACTGCGTGTGGATGGTCGGGATGGAGGAGACGCTCCTGCCGCACCACCGCTCGCTGGCGGCCGGCCTGTTGGCGATCGACGAGGAGCGCCGGCTGTGCTACGTGGGCGTGACGCGGGCCAAGCGCCGGCTCGTGCTCTCGCTCTGCCTGACGCGGACGAAGTGGGGGCGGAGCAAGCCGACGCGTCCGAGCCGGTTTCTCTACGAACTCACGGGCCAGCCGGAGAAGTTTCGCGAGGCGGGGGAAGAGAAGCCCGAACCCGGCCCGCGCCCCTCCGGCCGCCGCCCCCGCGGCCGCCGCGCGTGA
- the rluD gene encoding pseudouridine synthase: MNDLGGADDPEPGPQAESAEDAEPSPGTEVAVDVDEAAAGMRLDQFLVRALPGRSRSFLARAIEKSAVRVDGVVERASHKLRAGACVRFTVPEPPRAGPVAEEIPLVFLHVDEWIAVVDKPPGMVVHPAKGNWKGTLAGALKWHLGGAAGEGLSTAGGPTRPGIVHRLDRDTSGAIIVARSEEAHHVLARQFEQRTVEKTYLAITQGTPRFDRDEINLPIGIHPYQREKMAIRDGHSTSREAVTRFEVVERFRTAALVRVTPKTGRTHQIRVHLAAIGCPVLCDALYSGRSRIDQGFPGPPAGATVAEPLLARQALHAARLVVDHPRTGVRMAFEAPLPADMRRVLDALRAE, translated from the coding sequence ATGAACGACCTGGGCGGCGCCGACGATCCGGAGCCGGGCCCGCAGGCGGAGTCCGCAGAGGATGCGGAACCGTCCCCCGGCACCGAGGTCGCGGTCGACGTCGACGAGGCCGCGGCGGGCATGCGGCTCGACCAGTTTCTCGTCCGGGCGCTGCCCGGCCGGAGTCGGTCGTTTCTGGCCCGCGCGATCGAGAAGTCGGCCGTTCGCGTGGACGGCGTGGTGGAACGGGCGTCCCACAAGCTCAGGGCCGGAGCCTGCGTCCGCTTCACGGTGCCCGAGCCTCCCCGGGCCGGGCCGGTCGCCGAGGAGATCCCGCTCGTCTTCCTCCACGTGGACGAGTGGATCGCGGTCGTCGACAAGCCGCCGGGGATGGTCGTCCATCCCGCCAAGGGCAACTGGAAGGGAACGCTCGCCGGGGCGCTCAAGTGGCACCTCGGCGGCGCGGCCGGGGAGGGGCTGTCGACCGCCGGCGGCCCGACGCGGCCGGGCATCGTCCACCGGCTTGACCGCGACACCAGCGGCGCGATCATCGTCGCCCGCAGCGAGGAGGCCCACCACGTCTTGGCCCGCCAGTTCGAGCAGCGGACCGTCGAGAAGACCTACCTGGCCATCACCCAGGGCACGCCGCGGTTCGACCGCGACGAGATCAACCTCCCGATCGGCATCCATCCCTACCAGCGCGAGAAGATGGCGATCCGCGACGGCCACTCCACCAGCCGCGAGGCCGTCACCCGGTTCGAGGTCGTGGAGCGGTTCCGCACGGCGGCGCTGGTGCGCGTGACGCCGAAAACAGGCCGGACCCACCAGATCCGCGTCCACCTCGCCGCCATCGGCTGCCCGGTGCTGTGCGACGCCCTGTACAGCGGCCGGAGCCGGATCGACCAGGGCTTTCCCGGTCCGCCCGCGGGAGCGACGGTCGCGGAGCCGCTCCTCGCCCGCCAGGCGCTGCACGCTGCGCGGCTCGTCGTCGATCATCCGCGGACCGGCGTGCGCATGGCCTTCGAGGCGCCGCTGCCCGCCGACATGCGGCGCGTCCTCGACGCCCTGCGGGCGGAATGA
- a CDS encoding LPS biosynthesis protein → MTAADRGAAISAVIIVGECAPHLEAVLAALDFCAERLVLDSGPGPGVAAVASAAGVRVERQPFLGYGPQKARAVALASHDWILSIDADEILDAEAAAAIRGLDLSDPAACWEVRRRTFIGSREIHHGPWRDDRVLRLFNRTRAAFKPLLVHEQVAAASAPRLLPGSMLHYSYVDLVDVLARTLRYAPLKATLIRDRGERVRLWTLPFRALAVFLKAFLLRGGWRDGAAGFVIGLARAIDSTLPRALLRFDRRG, encoded by the coding sequence ATGACGGCCGCGGACCGCGGCGCCGCGATCTCGGCCGTGATCATCGTGGGGGAGTGCGCCCCGCACCTCGAGGCCGTCCTTGCGGCCCTCGACTTCTGCGCCGAGCGGCTCGTCCTCGATTCCGGACCGGGGCCCGGCGTGGCGGCGGTCGCCAGCGCGGCCGGCGTCCGCGTCGAGCGGCAGCCGTTTCTCGGCTACGGTCCGCAGAAGGCCCGGGCGGTGGCGCTGGCGAGCCACGACTGGATCCTGTCCATCGACGCCGACGAGATCCTCGACGCGGAGGCCGCCGCCGCGATCCGCGGCCTCGATCTCTCCGATCCGGCGGCCTGCTGGGAGGTGCGGCGCCGGACCTTCATCGGCAGTCGCGAGATCCACCACGGGCCGTGGCGCGATGATCGCGTCCTGCGGCTCTTCAATCGCACGCGGGCCGCCTTCAAGCCCCTGCTCGTGCACGAGCAGGTCGCGGCCGCGTCAGCCCCGCGGCTCCTGCCCGGATCGATGCTCCATTACAGCTACGTCGATCTCGTCGACGTGCTCGCCCGCACGCTGCGGTACGCCCCGCTCAAGGCAACGCTAATCCGCGACAGGGGGGAGCGGGTCCGGCTCTGGACGCTCCCCTTCCGGGCGCTGGCGGTGTTCCTCAAGGCGTTCCTCCTGCGCGGCGGCTGGCGGGACGGCGCAGCCGGCTTCGTGATCGGGCTGGCCCGGGCGATCGACTCGACTCTGCCCCGCGCCCTGCTGCGCTTCGACCGCCGCGGTTGA